In one window of Tachypleus tridentatus isolate NWPU-2018 chromosome 2, ASM421037v1, whole genome shotgun sequence DNA:
- the LOC143243856 gene encoding uncharacterized protein LOC143243856 isoform X2 — MSLKTFPTSSLAFRLHCHTLVRRPPGGESSDIFGTSKNVDGEFSRAVNHVMQPNKLRQDDVDTFPQQSLRSHPDTDSQNRLFGPPEQTNLSRKVVDRLKSNIFPVEKQDNQAVQPSNYDTEGQVSNSNSTTPEKVKTRTRIPPGGVSSGIF, encoded by the exons ATGAGTTTAAAAACCTTCCCAACGTCATCTCTCGCATTCAGACTTCACTGTCATACTTT AGTCCGAAGACCACCTGGAGGAGAAAGTAGCGATATTTTTGGCACTTCCAAAAATGTAGATGGTGAATTTTCACGAGCAGTTAACCACGTAATGCAGCCTAACAAACTCAGACAGGACGACGTCGATACATTTccacaacagagcttaagatcaCATCCAGACACTGACAGCCAGAATCGACTGTTTGGACCCCCAGAACAAACTAATTTATCAAGGAAAGTTGTTGATCGCTTGAAATCAAATATATTTCCTGTGGAAAAACAAGATAACCAAGCAGTACAGCCTTCGAACTATG atACGGAAGGCCAAGTTTCTAATAGCAACTCAACAACTCCGGAAAAGGTCAAGACCCGCACTAGAATACCACCAGGTGGAGTCTCATctggaatattttaa
- the LOC143243856 gene encoding microtubule-associated protein Jupiter-like isoform X1 yields MSPVRDFYHVEIDKIGQGKRVRRPPGGESSDIFGTSKNVDGEFSRAVNHVMQPNKLRQDDVDTFPQQSLRSHPDTDSQNRLFGPPEQTNLSRKVVDRLKSNIFPVEKQDNQAVQPSNYDTEGQVSNSNSTTPEKVKTRTRIPPGGVSSGIF; encoded by the exons ATGTCTCCAGTTCGGGACTTCTACCATGTTGAGATAGATAAAATAGGGCAAGGAAAGAG AGTCCGAAGACCACCTGGAGGAGAAAGTAGCGATATTTTTGGCACTTCCAAAAATGTAGATGGTGAATTTTCACGAGCAGTTAACCACGTAATGCAGCCTAACAAACTCAGACAGGACGACGTCGATACATTTccacaacagagcttaagatcaCATCCAGACACTGACAGCCAGAATCGACTGTTTGGACCCCCAGAACAAACTAATTTATCAAGGAAAGTTGTTGATCGCTTGAAATCAAATATATTTCCTGTGGAAAAACAAGATAACCAAGCAGTACAGCCTTCGAACTATG atACGGAAGGCCAAGTTTCTAATAGCAACTCAACAACTCCGGAAAAGGTCAAGACCCGCACTAGAATACCACCAGGTGGAGTCTCATctggaatattttaa